In Lactococcus garvieae subsp. garvieae, the following proteins share a genomic window:
- the secY gene encoding preprotein translocase subunit SecY, whose product MFFKTLKEAFKIKDVRARIIFTIFILFVFRLGAHITVPGINVENLNALSDLPFLNMMNLVSGNAMQNYSLFAMGVSPYITASIIVQLLQMDILPKFVEWSKQGEIGRRKLNQATRYITLVLAMAQSIGITAGFQAMSTANIVQNPNWQTYLMIGVILTTGSMVVTWMGEQINEKGFGSGISVIIFAGIVSGIPSAIHEVYTEWFVNVRPSQIPMSWVMVAILVVASALIIYFTTFVQQAERKVPIQYTKLTQGAPTSSYLPLRVNPAGVIPVIFAGSITTAPATILQFLQRAQGNNVGWLNSLQSALSYNTWTGMLLYGLLIVLFTFFYSFVQVNPEKMAENLQKQGSYIPSVRPGKGTEKYVSGLLMRLATVGALFLGFISILPIVAQNIWGLPKIVALGGTSLLILIQVAIQAVKQLEGYLYKKNYKGFMDNPIES is encoded by the coding sequence ATGTTTTTCAAAACTCTAAAGGAAGCTTTCAAGATAAAAGATGTAAGAGCACGGATTATCTTCACCATCTTTATTCTGTTTGTCTTTCGATTAGGTGCGCATATCACAGTACCAGGGATCAATGTTGAAAACTTGAATGCCCTGAGTGATTTACCATTCTTGAACATGATGAACTTGGTGTCTGGTAATGCCATGCAAAACTATTCATTGTTTGCTATGGGGGTGTCACCTTATATCACAGCATCAATTATTGTTCAACTTTTACAAATGGATATTTTGCCGAAGTTTGTAGAATGGTCAAAACAAGGGGAAATCGGACGTCGTAAGCTTAATCAAGCCACACGTTATATTACTTTGGTTTTGGCTATGGCTCAATCTATCGGTATTACTGCAGGTTTCCAAGCTATGAGCACGGCAAATATCGTACAAAATCCTAACTGGCAAACTTATCTAATGATTGGTGTCATTTTGACCACAGGATCAATGGTTGTGACATGGATGGGTGAACAAATCAATGAAAAAGGATTTGGTTCTGGTATTTCTGTTATTATCTTTGCGGGTATCGTTTCAGGTATCCCAAGCGCCATTCACGAAGTTTATACAGAGTGGTTTGTAAATGTTCGTCCGAGTCAAATTCCAATGTCATGGGTAATGGTCGCTATTCTGGTGGTTGCTTCAGCATTGATTATTTACTTCACAACATTTGTACAACAAGCAGAACGTAAAGTTCCGATTCAATACACTAAGTTGACACAAGGTGCGCCTACAAGTTCATACTTGCCACTTCGTGTTAACCCAGCAGGTGTTATTCCCGTAATCTTTGCAGGTTCTATCACAACTGCTCCAGCAACAATTTTACAGTTCTTACAACGTGCTCAAGGTAACAACGTTGGCTGGCTGAATAGCTTACAATCAGCCCTTTCTTATAACACATGGACAGGGATGTTACTTTATGGCTTATTGATTGTTCTCTTTACCTTCTTCTACTCATTTGTACAAGTTAATCCAGAAAAGATGGCAGAAAATCTGCAAAAACAAGGTTCATACATCCCATCTGTTCGTCCAGGTAAAGGTACTGAAAAATATGTTTCAGGCTTACTGATGCGTTTGGCAACAGTCGGCGCACTTTTCCTTGGCTTTATTTCGATTCTTCCAATCGTTGCCCAAAATATTTGGGGATTGCCAAAAATCGTTGCCTTGGGAGGGACGTCGCTCTTGATCTTGATTCAGGTTGCCATTCAAGCTGTTAAACAACTTGAAGGTTATCTCTACAAGAAAAACTACAAAGGATTTATGGATAATCCAATTGAAAGCTAA
- a CDS encoding adenylate kinase translates to MNLLIMGLPGAGKGTQAEFIVKNYGVNHISTGDMFRAAMKNETEMGKLAKSYIDKGALVPDEVTNGIVKERLAQDDIKASGFLLDGYPRTFDQAEALDKMLVELGIKLDAVINIEVNPDILVERLSGRYICRTCGATYHKLFKPTKVEGTCDVCGGHDLYQRADDVPETVKNRLEVNIKESAPILKHYTELGLVKSIDGGQAMEKVTEDIQAVLG, encoded by the coding sequence ATGAACTTGTTAATCATGGGCTTGCCAGGCGCAGGTAAAGGTACACAGGCAGAATTTATCGTTAAAAATTACGGTGTGAATCACATCTCTACAGGAGATATGTTCCGTGCAGCGATGAAAAACGAAACAGAGATGGGCAAACTTGCTAAATCTTATATCGACAAAGGAGCTTTGGTTCCAGATGAAGTAACAAACGGTATCGTCAAAGAACGTTTGGCACAAGATGACATCAAAGCCTCAGGCTTCTTGCTTGACGGTTATCCACGTACATTTGACCAAGCAGAAGCTTTGGATAAAATGTTAGTAGAACTTGGTATTAAACTTGATGCAGTCATCAACATCGAAGTAAATCCAGACATCTTGGTTGAACGCTTAAGCGGACGTTATATCTGTCGTACATGTGGCGCAACATATCACAAGCTCTTCAAACCTACAAAAGTTGAGGGCACATGTGATGTATGTGGTGGACACGACCTTTATCAACGTGCCGATGATGTTCCAGAAACAGTTAAAAATCGCCTAGAAGTGAACATCAAAGAATCAGCACCAATCTTGAAACACTATACAGAACTTGGTTTAGTTAAATCAATCGATGGCGGACAAGCTATGGAGAAAGTAACTGAAGATATTCAAGCTGTTCTTGGCTAA
- a CDS encoding metal ABC transporter permease, translating to MLEILSYDFMRNALLATTAISLFAPLLGVFLVLRRQSLLSDTLSHVSLAGVAFGVLFSLNPTWTTLIVVIIAAIFMEFLRTVYKNYLELATAILMSAGLALAMFIINVAGSKTSISIDQYLFGSIVTIATPQVVMLYIIALIVLAGFIFFLRPLYVMTFDEDTALVDGLPVRAMSMIFNIVTGLAIALMIPACGALLVSAIMVLPASVSMLIGKSFKTVLLWSVIIGFIGMNSGLIISYYFNAPASSAITLIFVALFLIVSLLKRLFRR from the coding sequence ATGCTTGAAATCCTCTCTTATGACTTTATGCGTAACGCTTTACTGGCGACAACAGCCATCTCACTCTTTGCACCACTTCTTGGGGTCTTCCTTGTTTTGCGTCGCCAGTCTTTACTCTCTGACACCCTCTCCCATGTTTCTCTCGCAGGTGTTGCCTTCGGGGTTCTCTTTAGTCTAAATCCAACATGGACAACTTTAATTGTCGTTATTATTGCCGCTATCTTTATGGAATTTCTCCGTACCGTCTATAAAAATTATCTGGAGCTCGCAACTGCGATTTTAATGTCTGCTGGACTTGCTTTAGCCATGTTTATTATTAATGTGGCAGGAAGTAAAACCAGCATCAGCATTGACCAATATCTGTTTGGTTCAATTGTCACTATCGCTACTCCGCAAGTTGTCATGCTTTACATCATCGCTTTGATTGTTCTGGCTGGCTTTATTTTCTTCCTCCGTCCACTTTATGTGATGACTTTTGATGAAGATACCGCCTTGGTAGATGGTCTTCCTGTCCGAGCCATGTCAATGATTTTCAATATCGTGACTGGTTTGGCTATTGCCTTGATGATCCCAGCCTGTGGCGCTCTACTGGTTTCCGCAATCATGGTTTTACCCGCTAGTGTTTCTATGCTTATCGGAAAATCCTTTAAGACCGTACTCCTCTGGTCAGTAATCATTGGCTTCATTGGTATGAATAGTGGCTTGATCATTTCTTATTATTTCAATGCACCTGCAAGTTCTGCCATTACCTTAATCTTCGTTGCACTTTTCTTAATTGTTTCTTTATTGAAACGTCTTTTCCGAAGATAG
- a CDS encoding metal ABC transporter ATP-binding protein gives MPYIDVQNVSFYYDNNPVLEDVSYSVNPGEFVTLTGENGAAKSTLIKITLGILKPKSGKVIIARHDTQNRRLRIAYVPQQISSFNAGFPSTVHEFVRSGRYPRKGWFRKLTAHDEEHVEAALNAVGMWDFRHKKIGELSGGQKQRIIIARTFASDPDVFVLDEPTVGMDDVTTEAFYELMAHAAHEHGKSVLMVTHDPDSVKKYMDRNIHLARDKNGKFECFEVHSVPNSKMKKEVKANA, from the coding sequence ATGCCTTATATTGATGTTCAAAATGTAAGCTTTTATTATGACAACAATCCTGTTTTAGAAGATGTGAGTTACTCTGTTAACCCAGGGGAATTCGTCACTTTGACTGGAGAAAATGGCGCTGCAAAATCAACGCTAATCAAAATAACGCTAGGAATTTTGAAACCTAAGTCTGGTAAAGTTATCATTGCACGCCATGACACACAAAATCGCCGTTTGCGTATTGCTTATGTCCCACAGCAAATTTCAAGCTTCAATGCGGGCTTCCCCTCAACTGTTCATGAATTTGTTCGTTCGGGGCGCTACCCACGTAAAGGTTGGTTCCGCAAACTTACTGCACATGATGAAGAACACGTAGAAGCTGCGCTTAATGCTGTAGGTATGTGGGACTTTCGCCATAAAAAAATCGGCGAACTTTCCGGTGGACAAAAGCAACGCATCATCATTGCCCGTACTTTTGCATCTGACCCTGATGTCTTCGTTCTGGATGAGCCGACTGTCGGGATGGACGATGTTACCACAGAAGCCTTTTATGAGCTCATGGCCCATGCTGCACATGAGCACGGAAAAAGTGTGCTCATGGTTACACACGACCCTGACTCTGTTAAAAAATACATGGACCGAAATATCCATCTGGCACGAGACAAAAATGGAAAATTTGAATGCTTTGAGGTCCACAGCGTCCCTAATTCAAAAATGAAAAAGGAGGTGAAAGCTAATGCTTGA